The nucleotide window CGGAAAAGCGTGCGGGTGTCGGCTGTTTCCATGATGCGCCCGGCATACATGACCTGTACGCGGTCGCACAGGCCGGAGACGACGCCGAGATCGTGGGTCACAAAAATCACCGCCATGCCGAACTCGCGCTGGAGTTTTTTAATCAACGCGAGGATCTGCGCCTGCACGGTCACGTCGAGGGCGGTGGTCGGTTCGTCGGCGATTAAGATGTCGGGCTTAGTGATGAGCGCCATGGCGATCATCACGCGCTGGCGCATGCCGCCGGAAAACTCGTGCGGGTAGCTGTGCATGCGTTTGGCGGCGTCGGTGATGCCAACGGCCTCCAGCATGGTCAGGGCGCGGGCCAGAGCGGCGGTGCGCGAGATCTTTTCGTGGATGAGCAGCGGCTCGATAATCTGCTCCGAAACCCGGGTGTACGGGTTGAGCGAGGTCATCGGGTCTTGGAAAATCATCGAGATGCGACGGCCGCGAATCGAGCGGAGCTGGGCCGCAGGGGCGGAGAGCAAATCGACGCCGTCGAACATCGCCGTGCCGCTTTCGATGCGCCCGGGCGGCTGCGGCACCAGACCCATGAGCGAGTAACAAGTGACGGATTTGCCCGAGCCGGATTCGCCGACGATGCCGAGGGTTTCCCCGCGTTCGAGGTGGAAACTTACGCCGTCCACCGCGCGATAAACGCCGCTGCGCGTGTGGAAGTAGGTGCGAAGGTCGGTGACGGTGAGTAGGGGCATCAGGCGGAGCGGCGGCGGGTTGGAAGAGGGATGGTGGTGCGGTTAACTTAAGTGTTAACGCCCAACCGGAGCGGATGCGGTGAGTTTATCGAGCTCGGAGACGACGGTGGCCGGGGCGAGGTCGTGGAGATCGCCGCCGCCTTGGGCCGGGCAACCGGGAGGCTGGAGCAGCGTGGTGGGCGCGGCGAAAATCGGGCCGGTGCGCACGGGATTGGTGGGGCCAAAGAGCGCCAGCACGGGGCAACCGAGGGCGTTGGCCAAGTGCATGCCGCCGGTGTCGTTGGTGACGATCAGCGCACAGGAACGTAGCTCGCGCAGGTAGGCGTTGAGGTCGGTGGCGCCGGCGAGGTTTTGCACGCGCTCGGGCGAGAACCCAGCGGCCACCTGATCGGTGATCTCGCGGTCGCGGGCGGTGCCAAAGAGTTTAAAAACATGGCCGGGGCGGGCCTCGATGAGGGCGCGCCAATGTTGAATCGGCCAGCGTTTGGCCGGGGTGTTCTCCGAGCCGGCGATCAGGCCGATGGCTTTAGGGCCACTTGGCTGGTCGAGTTCAGGCTGGGGCAGGGGAGATTTATCAATCGGCTCGGTCAGTCCGAAGGTGCGCAGGAAGGCTTCCCACTGGCTGAATTGGTGGTGGGCGGCCTGGTCGAAATCGGCTGGCAAGCGGTGGGCGTGGCTGAGCAACGGCCGTCGGTGGCCGGGGCGGATGATGCCGAAGCGTTGCGGGCAACCGGTGAGCCGCGCTTCGAGGTCGCCGCGCAACGAGTGGGTGAAGATATAAAAGACCTCCGGCGGGGCTTTGCGGATTTTTAAAAAGTGCCGGAAGTAACCGAGTCCACGAGGTGGCAGCGGCTCGTAGCGGTCGGCCACGCCTGCCGCCTCGATGAGCGGGGCAAAGGCGGCCTTGCCGATCAGGGTGAATTCCACGTCGGGGCGACCGGCACGCATCGCGCGCAGCAGGGGCAGGAGCATGACGACGTCGCCCAGCCAGTTCGGCAGGCGCACGAAGTAGCGTTTGTTGCGCGGGAGTTGCGACCAGCCTCGGTAGGCCAACTCCTGCGGAATAAAACTGCGGCTCAGGTTCAGGTTGAGGCTGTGGTTGGGGGTATGCAGGATTTTCCAGCGGGCATGCGACCACAGCCAGGTGGCGCAGAGGCGTTCGTTGGTCGAAAGGGTGCGTTCAAACCAGCGATTCAGGGCCACGGTGGCACCGGCAATGGTGCCGTCGTTGGGCACCGGCTCAGAGTTGAATTCCATGCGCCAAAAGCCTGTGCGCAGCGGGTAAAGCGCGTTGAGTTCGGCGCCCTCTTTTTGGAGGAAAAGTCCGGGCAGTTCGGTGCTCGCGCAGAGCCGACCAAAAAGCGTGGTGAGCGTGCCGGTGTTGCCGGCGTTTTGGTCGAACATCAGGGTGATGATCCCGTTGCGTCCGAGGATGGCGCGGGCGGCATTCAGGCCTGTCTTGCGCGATAACATACGCAGCCCGAACCGTTCCCGTGTGAGCCGGAGGTAGGCGTCCATCGCCGGGGATTTTAGCGGGCGATAAATCACGCCGGATTCCGGCACGGGTACGGGGCTGAGAAAGCCAAGCCACGTGAGGCTTTCCCAGTAGGCAAAATGGCCGTCGGTCATCACCAGTGGGCGAGGGCGTTTTTGATGGTCGGTTAACAAACCGGCTAGCGACGGGGCAACCGTAGCCATGCGTAGCATACGCTCGGGCGCAAGGTACGGCGAGGCGAGGGCGAGCAGGGCGGTTTCCATCAAACACCGGTGGCTTTGCCGGGCCATGCGGGCCCGCCAGCTCGCCGGGCGCTCGGGAAAACAAATGCGCAGGTTGTCGCGCACGAGTCGGTCGCGCGGGGACCACGCCATGAGTTCACCGAGGATGAGGGTGAGCGTTTTGAGCAGGGGCTCCGGGGTGCGCGCAAGGGTCCAGCCGGTGGCGGTGATGAGGGGGATGAGCACGGGTGGACGGCCGGATTATGGTTTGATTTCGAAACGCGGAGGCCCATTAGATGGGCGTAATTTTCCAGTTTAAAGCTGATTTTTTTGGACGTAACCCCGCATGCCCCGCATTCTTGTCATTAAACCCTCTTCGCTGGGCGACATCGTGCATGGCTTGCAGGTCGTCGCGTCACTTAAGGAGCAGGTGGCCGGGGTGCACGTGACCTGGGTGGTGCGGGAGATTTTTGCCCCGTTGGTCCGCGCCTGCACTGCGGTGGACGAGGTGATCGTGTTCCAGCGCAAGCAGGGTTGGCGAGGGATCCGGCTGGTGATGGGCGAGCTTCGCGCGCGGACTTTTGACGTGGTGTTGGATTTACAGGGGCTCTTGCGCAGCGGCCTGATGACCTGGAGCGCCCGCGCCCCGCGCAAGCTCGGCCGGACTGACGCACGCGAGGGCGCAGGGTTGTTTTACGGCGAACGCGTCCCGTTGCCGGCGAGCGGGCGCAACAGCCACGCCCTGGAGATTTTACTCCAGTTCACGCCCCTGCTCGGCGGCCGGGCCACGCTCGGCACACCCCTGACTTTCCGTTCGGGCGGCGATTTCACGGGCGCGGATTTTTTTAACAACGGGGCCGCCGCTCCCGTCGTGATGTTTCCCGAAAGTCGTCGCCCCGAAAAGTGCTGGCTGGGCTTTACCGCTCTCACCGCACTGATGCTGCAGGCCGATCCGGCGGTGCGGATCGTCTGGAGCGGCAGCGAGCGACTCGCCGATGGGGGCGCCTTTCCGGCTGAGCGTTTTTTGAATTTAACCGGGCTCACTGCGCTCGACGTCATGCCGCAGATCATCGGGCGTGCCGGGGCGGTTTTTGCCAACGACAGCGGCCCGATGCACCTGGCCGCCGCCCTCGGCAAACGCACGCTGGCTATCTTTGGGCCGACCGCGCCGGAGCTGTTCGGTCCCTATCCGCTGAGTTGCCCGCGGCACGTGGTGGTGCGCGCGCCCGAAGGGGATTTGGCGCGGTTGACGCCCGAAGCCGTTTTCCAGGCTTGGCAGGCCTAGGGAAGTTAGGGCGATATGGGCGGGAATTTAACCATGTCTGCTGCTGCGCCCACCGCTTCCATCCCTGCAACCCAATCGCGTCGAGGTCTGGTGCTGGACCGCGACGGCACGATCATCGTGCACGTGCCTTATTTGAGCGATCCGGCCGGCGTCGTTTTGTTGCCCGGGGTGCGCGATGCGTTGTTGGCAGCCCGGGCCGCAGGCGTGGACCTGTTTGTGCACAGCAACCAATCCGGCGTGGGTCGCGGCATGTTTGACCTTGCTGCCGTCGATGCCTGTAACCGTCGCATGATCGAGCTGCTCGACTTGGGTGAACAGCCGTTTGAGCGCATCTGCGTGGCGCCCGAGGCCCCGAAAGAACCGGCGGTTTACCGTAAACCCGAGCCGCGCTTCGCCCAGGAGCTCCTGCGCGACTTCGGCTACGCCCCGCACAACCTGGCGTACATCGGCGACCGGGGGTCCGATTTGGAAACCGCCGCGCGGGCCGGCATTGGCGGGCTGGGCGTGGCGACCGGACTCGACGACTTGCCGGCGGAACTGGCCGAGCTCGGGCTCGACAAAACCTTCCCGGTTTTTGCATCGCTCTCGGAGGCGGTAGAACATTTTTTAAAAACTCCGCTATGAACACGCCCTTAGTTCTCACCTTCGACGAGATGCTCCGCTTCCGCCAAAAGGCCGCCGCCGAGGGCCGCCGCGTGGTGTTGACCAATGGCTGCTTCGACCTGCTGCACCGCGGCCACATCGAATACCTGCATCAATCCGCCGCGCTCGGCGACCTCTTGATTATTGCGGTGAACAGCGACGCCTCGGTGCGCGCACTCAAGGGCCCCGACCGCCCCCTCAATTCCGAGCAGGACCGCGCTTACGCCCTCGCCAGCCTGCGCTGCGTGGCGGCCACGTTTGTGTTCCCCGGTTCCCGTCTCGACCAGGAAATCCGCCTGCTAAAACCCGACATCTACACCAAGGCCGGCGACTACACGATCGACTCGCTCGACGCCGGCGAACGCGACGCGTTGCTCAGCGTCGGGGCCGACATCCGCCTGATGCCCTTCGTTCCCGGCCGCTCCACCACCAGCTTGGTCGAACGCATGCGCGCTCCCTGCTGAGGGGCGCGTAACCGATTCCCACCGCGCCGCAGCCTGCCTCCGCCCGCTTCCGATTTCCACGCACACCCTTTTTTTCGACATGCAACTCACCGATAAAATTCTCGTCACCGGCGCGGCCGGCTTCATTGGCAGCGCCTTGGTGTGGGCGCTCAATCAGCAGGGCTACGAGAATATCGTGCTGGCCGACTTCCTCGGCTCCGACGAGAAGTGGCGCAACCTCGTTCCCCTGCGCTACGCCGACTACATCGAGGCCGACCAGCTTTGGGCCAAACTCGACACGCCCGCCCTGCGCGACGTGCGCTGGGTGTTTCACCTCGGCGCCTGCTCGGCGACCACCGAGAAAAACGCCTCGTACCTGATGGATAATAATTTCGACTACACCCGTCGCCTGGCCGAGTGGGCGCGCGCCGGTGGCCGTCGGTTTGTTTACGCCTCCTCCGCCGCGACCTACGGCGATGGCGCCCAGGGCATGCTCGATGGCCAGGAGAACCTCAATGACCTGCGCCCGCTCAACATGTACGGTTACTCGAAGCATTTCTTCGATCAGTACGCGCAACGCCAGGGCTGGTTCGACGGCGCCAACGCCATCGTGGGCCTGAAGTATTTCAACGTTTTCGGTCCCAACGAGGACCACAAGGCCGACATGCGCAGCGTCGTCCACAAGGCCTACGCCCAGATCCGCGACGAGCACAAGGTGCGGCTGTTCCGCAGCTACCACCCCGATTACCGCGACGGCGAACAGAAGCGCGACTTCGTTTACGTGAAGGATGCCGTTGCCATGACCCTGCACCTCGCGCGCACGCCCGTTGCCGGCGGCCTGTTTAACGTCGGCACCGGCCGCGCCTCCACTTGGATCGAGTTGGTCACGCCGATCTTCGCCGCGCTTCAGTTGCCCGCGCAGATCGAGTTCATCGAGATGCCCGAGGTGCTGCGCGGAAAATATCAGTATTACACCTGCGCCGACACCCGCCGCCTCGCCGCCACCGGCTGGACCGGGAAAAACCACACGCTCGCCGAAGCCGTCACCGACTACGTCACGCGTTACCTGCTCACCGACCACCGCCTCGGCCACGTCCGCGGTTCCTGAATACCCCAAATCCCCGTTCACCATGGCCACGCCTGCTTTTATCGAATCGCTGGAAGAACTCCGCAGTGTACTCACCGCCAGCACCGTGCTGGCGCCCGTCGTCACCACGGTGGGCGAGGCGATTCTCGCCAGCCTGCGCCAAGGCGGCAAGTTGCTCACCTGCGGCAACGGCGGGAGTGCCGCCGACGCCCTGCACCTCGCCGAGGAGCTGGTCGGCCGCTATAAAATCGAGCGCCGCGCCCTGCCGGCGATCTGCCTCAATTCCGACGTGACCGCGCTCACCTGCATCGGCAACGACTACGGTTACGACGCGATTTTCGCCCGCCAGGTCGAGGCCCTCGGTCGGCGCGGCGACGTGTTGGTGGGCTTCACCACCAGTGGTAACAGTGCCAACGTGCTTGCCGCTTTCGCCGCCGCCCGCGCCCGTGGCATCACCACCGTTCTGCTGTCCGGCAAGGACGGCGGCAAGGCCCGCACCCAGTGCGATTACCCGATCATCGTTCCCAGCGCCACCACGGCGCGCATTCAGGAAGTGCATACCCTCGTCCTTCACCAGTGGCTGGAGGCGATCGACGCCGCCGACTGGACCCAACTGCCCGCATGAACATTCCCGCCATCCTCGCAACCTTCCGCAACCTGCGCGTCCTCGTGATCGGCGACCTGATGGTCGACCATTACATCTGGGGCGAGGTGAACCGCATTTCCCCCGAGGCGCCCGTGCCCGTGGTGCATGTCGCCCGCGAGAGCCACACCGCCGGTGGCGCGGCCAATGTTGCCCTCAACTTGGCCGCCCTGGGGATTGCCGCCGAATTGATCGGCTCGCTCGGTGAAGACGAAGCCGGCCGCCGCCTGCGCGCTCTGCTGGCGACCTCCCGCATCGAAGCCTCGCGCTGCGCCACGATCCCGGGCACGTCCACCATCGTCAAAACCCGGGTGATTGCCCGCACGCAGCAGCTTTGCCGAATCGACCACGAAGGCGCCCGCGACGGCTACACTTTGGAAAACGGCCGCGTCTCCGACGAGGTGCTGGCGTTGGCGATTGCCGCCGCCGATGCGGTGATCATTTCGGATTATGCCAAGGGCGCCATCAGCCAAACCCTGATCAACCGCGTAATCGCCGCCGCGCGCATCCACGGCAAATTGGTGGCGGTCGATCCCAAGCCCTCGCGCCACCTCTCCTTTAACAACGTCGGCCTGATCACCCCGAATCGTCACGAGGCGCTGGAATTGGCCGACCTGCCTGAGCCCGGGGTGGGGGAGAGTTATCCGCTGGAGGAAGCCTGCCGCCGGATTCACGCCAAGTTCTCGCCCGACCTACTGGTGATCACGCTCGGGGCCGACGGTATGGCGGTGTGCCGCAACGGTGTGGTTGAGCACGTCATGCCGACCGAGGCGCGTGAAGTGTTCGATGTGTCGGGTGCGGGTGACACGGTGATCGCCACCCTGACGGCGGCTCTGGCGGCCGGTTGTGCGCCGATCGACGCAGCCCGGCTGGCGAATAAAGCTGCCGGTGTGGTCGTCGCCAAGATGGGCACCGCCACCGCCAGCCCGGCAGACCTGCTGCAAACGAAGGACTGAGCCGCGCCGGAGTATCGCCGTTGACGTAGAGAGCCAACGGCGACCTCTTGACGCGAACGCCTGCTTCGTCGATGGATTGCGGCTAATTATACGATGAGCAACGGCCCCGCCACGCCCTCCCCATTAGCAAGTAACGCAACGATCAAGCCCACCGACCTGCGGGGCATCTTGAAATACGTCCCGCGTTTCCAAGGGCAGATCTTCGTTCTGGCCATCGACGGCTCCATCGTCGCCGACGAAAATTTCAGCAACTTGCTCGTCGATGTCGCCGTGCTGCGTTCCCTCGGCATCAAGGTCGTTTTGGTGCACGGCATCGGCCAGCAAATCGTTGAGCTGTCCACCTCGCGGCAGATCGCCATTTCCAATGCCGACGGCACCGCCGTGACCGACGCGGCCACACTTGATCTGGCCATCCGCGCGTCTTCGCGTGTCTCGCACTTGATCCTGGAGGGGCTTACGCAAAACACCCTCAAATGCGCCATCACCAATGCGGTGCGGGCGCTTCCGGTTGGCATCATCAAGGGCGTTGACCAACAGTTCACCGGCAAGGTGGACCGCATTGATAAGGAATTTATTTCCCACCTGATTAACGCCGACATTATTCCGATCATTCAGCCGATCGGCTACGGCCCTGATGGGAGATCGTTGCGCATCAATTCCGATCTGCTCGCTGCCGAGGTGGCAGAGGCGCTCAAAGCCTCCAAGGTCATTTACCTGACCCCGCAGGCCGGGTTGGAAATCAACGGCGAGGTTAAGCGTGACATCGCGGTGGATACGTTGCGGGCGTTGATAAAAGACCATCCAGAGCAGATCAACGACCAGTCGCGGAGCAAAGCCATGTACGCGATTCGCGCGATCGAGACCGGCGTTCCGCGGGTGCACATCGTGGATGGGCGAACCTTTGACGGGTTGATTAACGAAATTTTTTCCAGTGAAGGCGTGGGTTCTTTGATCTACGCGAACGATTACCAACAGATCCGTAAGGCGACGAAGCGCGACGTGCGTTTTTTGTACAATCTGACGCGCCACGGGGTGAAGCGTGAGGAGTTGCTCCATCGCACCCAGCTGGCGATCGAGAAAAACATCGACCAGTTTTACGTCTACGAGATCGACGAGAACATCATCGCCTGCGTCACGCTGTACACGTACCCCGACAAGCCGCAGCTGGCGGAGATCGGCTCGCTCTACGTGCTCCCCTTTTATCACAACCGCGGGGTTGGCCGGAAGATGGTCGATTTCGCGTGCATGCGGGCCAAGGAAAAGAGCGTCACGACCATCGTAGCGCTGTCGACCCAAAGCTACTCGTTCTTCACGTCGGCGCTGGGTTTTGCTGAAACCGAAAAAACGGTGCTGCCCGAGATTCGCCTAAAAGCCTACGAGGAAAGCGGGCGCAATCCGAAGGTGTTGATCAAGCAGCTGAGTTAAGCCAGCTGCTGAATGCTTTTAGACTCAAATCCCACGGGCGAGACGCCCGTGCCACGTCGAGCAGTTCCGAGCGTGGCTTGGGCGTCTCGCCCATGTCGGGGAAAAGTCTAAACCTAAATCCGGCAATAGAAACTAGCCAAAAATCACGCAGGTGATTGTTTGGCTGTCATATGCCGCCGTTTTTACCGCCGGAAAAAGCTCACCCCGAGGGTGAGTCAGAAAACCCTGATCACAAGGCAACGCCAAGCGATGCCGCCGAGGTGTTGATTGTGGATACACCCGGAGGACGTTTTCGTGCGCAGTTCGCCCCAGAGTTGCCGGTGAGCCCCTTGGGTGTGAGCGGCGAGCGGGAAAGCGTCTATTTCTGGCGGTTAGGAATGCACTTCTTCTTCGGTGGATCTTCTTCCCCTTAAAAAGAGTAATACTCTTCTTCCGTGGGTGGGTTTTCTTCCCTGTCCGGCTGGGGATATGAGGGGTGCGAATGGGTGGAGATTGAACCGGCGGGACGCTTGGCGGATGCACAGCGATGCATCCAACCGGTTCACGCAAGTGTTTGCACTGTGTCGATTTCTTTCTGCCCGACGCGCATAACCGCGAGC belongs to Opitutus sp. and includes:
- a CDS encoding glycosyltransferase family 9 protein; this encodes MPRILVIKPSSLGDIVHGLQVVASLKEQVAGVHVTWVVREIFAPLVRACTAVDEVIVFQRKQGWRGIRLVMGELRARTFDVVLDLQGLLRSGLMTWSARAPRKLGRTDAREGAGLFYGERVPLPASGRNSHALEILLQFTPLLGGRATLGTPLTFRSGGDFTGADFFNNGAAAPVVMFPESRRPEKCWLGFTALTALMLQADPAVRIVWSGSERLADGGAFPAERFLNLTGLTALDVMPQIIGRAGAVFANDSGPMHLAAALGKRTLAIFGPTAPELFGPYPLSCPRHVVVRAPEGDLARLTPEAVFQAWQA
- a CDS encoding HAD-IIIA family hydrolase; this translates as MSAAAPTASIPATQSRRGLVLDRDGTIIVHVPYLSDPAGVVLLPGVRDALLAARAAGVDLFVHSNQSGVGRGMFDLAAVDACNRRMIELLDLGEQPFERICVAPEAPKEPAVYRKPEPRFAQELLRDFGYAPHNLAYIGDRGSDLETAARAGIGGLGVATGLDDLPAELAELGLDKTFPVFASLSEAVEHFLKTPL
- a CDS encoding adenylyltransferase/cytidyltransferase family protein; this encodes MNTPLVLTFDEMLRFRQKAAAEGRRVVLTNGCFDLLHRGHIEYLHQSAALGDLLIIAVNSDASVRALKGPDRPLNSEQDRAYALASLRCVAATFVFPGSRLDQEIRLLKPDIYTKAGDYTIDSLDAGERDALLSVGADIRLMPFVPGRSTTSLVERMRAPC
- the rfaD gene encoding ADP-glyceromanno-heptose 6-epimerase, giving the protein MQLTDKILVTGAAGFIGSALVWALNQQGYENIVLADFLGSDEKWRNLVPLRYADYIEADQLWAKLDTPALRDVRWVFHLGACSATTEKNASYLMDNNFDYTRRLAEWARAGGRRFVYASSAATYGDGAQGMLDGQENLNDLRPLNMYGYSKHFFDQYAQRQGWFDGANAIVGLKYFNVFGPNEDHKADMRSVVHKAYAQIRDEHKVRLFRSYHPDYRDGEQKRDFVYVKDAVAMTLHLARTPVAGGLFNVGTGRASTWIELVTPIFAALQLPAQIEFIEMPEVLRGKYQYYTCADTRRLAATGWTGKNHTLAEAVTDYVTRYLLTDHRLGHVRGS
- the gmhA gene encoding D-sedoheptulose 7-phosphate isomerase, which translates into the protein MATPAFIESLEELRSVLTASTVLAPVVTTVGEAILASLRQGGKLLTCGNGGSAADALHLAEELVGRYKIERRALPAICLNSDVTALTCIGNDYGYDAIFARQVEALGRRGDVLVGFTTSGNSANVLAAFAAARARGITTVLLSGKDGGKARTQCDYPIIVPSATTARIQEVHTLVLHQWLEAIDAADWTQLPA
- a CDS encoding bifunctional hydroxymethylpyrimidine kinase/phosphomethylpyrimidine kinase, which codes for MNIPAILATFRNLRVLVIGDLMVDHYIWGEVNRISPEAPVPVVHVARESHTAGGAANVALNLAALGIAAELIGSLGEDEAGRRLRALLATSRIEASRCATIPGTSTIVKTRVIARTQQLCRIDHEGARDGYTLENGRVSDEVLALAIAAADAVIISDYAKGAISQTLINRVIAAARIHGKLVAVDPKPSRHLSFNNVGLITPNRHEALELADLPEPGVGESYPLEEACRRIHAKFSPDLLVITLGADGMAVCRNGVVEHVMPTEAREVFDVSGAGDTVIATLTAALAAGCAPIDAARLANKAAGVVVAKMGTATASPADLLQTKD
- the argA gene encoding amino-acid N-acetyltransferase, producing MSNGPATPSPLASNATIKPTDLRGILKYVPRFQGQIFVLAIDGSIVADENFSNLLVDVAVLRSLGIKVVLVHGIGQQIVELSTSRQIAISNADGTAVTDAATLDLAIRASSRVSHLILEGLTQNTLKCAITNAVRALPVGIIKGVDQQFTGKVDRIDKEFISHLINADIIPIIQPIGYGPDGRSLRINSDLLAAEVAEALKASKVIYLTPQAGLEINGEVKRDIAVDTLRALIKDHPEQINDQSRSKAMYAIRAIETGVPRVHIVDGRTFDGLINEIFSSEGVGSLIYANDYQQIRKATKRDVRFLYNLTRHGVKREELLHRTQLAIEKNIDQFYVYEIDENIIACVTLYTYPDKPQLAEIGSLYVLPFYHNRGVGRKMVDFACMRAKEKSVTTIVALSTQSYSFFTSALGFAETEKTVLPEIRLKAYEESGRNPKVLIKQLS